ATGTCCAGACCTACATCGATATGCTCGCCAATCTCGAAATGCCGGAGGAGCTGCAGGAGCGCTACGGCTATCCGGAGATCACCCGGGAGATGAAGGAAAATATCCTCGGCAAGGCCTTTGCCCGCGGCATGGGCATCGACATCGAGGCCAAGAAGATCGAACTGGGGCTGGTCTGATGACGGCCCGCTCTGCCATATCGACGGATGCGCTCGAAGCTGCTTTTGCGCGCATCCGCCCCCTGATCCTTGGCCATGGCGGCGATATCGAGATCGCCGATATCAGCTCGGACGGCGTCGTGAGCATCAAGCTCGTTGGCGCCTGCAAGGCCTGCCCCAACATGGCGATGACCTATGTCGGGCCGATCCGCACCTATCTCATGGAAGTGGACGGCGTTGCGGAGGTCCGCTGCGAACAGGTCAATGCAAGCATCAAGACGCTCGATCGACTTGCCCGTAGACTGGGTTCAAGGCCGCTCATCGCCTGAAAAGGCGGAGAGACTGAGAAACGTCAGAAGCCGCGCCCCCGCAAGGAGCGCGGCTTCTTTGCGTCACGGGACGCGTTCCGAATTTTCGCGAACCAGAAAAGAAAACGGCGCGCCATTGGCGCGCCGCGGTTTCGTTCGAATTGGTTTGGTCGACTAGGGAATGATGCGTTCGGCGCGCAGGCGGTCGAACACGTCGATGAAGGAGCGTTCCGTGTCCTGCGTTTCCATAAAGCCGAGCGCTCTCGCCTTGGCCATGGAATGCACGCATTCCATCGGTCGCCCGAGGTCGAGATCGGTGTGCCAGGCAGAGGCAAGGCGATCGAGCTTGTTCGGCTGCAGGGCATGCTGGGTGACGAGCCGGTCCCAGTCATTGCCGAGGTCCTTCATCTGCTCGGCAAGCGAATTGTACTGGCCGGGATACTCCGCCACGGGAATGTCGAAATAGTCGGCGATCGTCTTCCAGAGCTGCTCCCAGCGGAAGACATCGCCGTTGACCGCGTTGAAGGCTTCATTACGGGCGTTCGGTTCCGTGCCGGCCCAGACGATCTGCTTGGCGAGGATGCGCGCGTCGGTGATATCGTTGAGGCCACGATAGGCCGTCGGGCTTCCGGGGAAGCGGAAGGGACGGCCCGTGGCTTTGCAGATCGAGGCGTGTGTAGCCAGCGTCGCGCCGATGTTCATCAGGTTGCCGACCGCGTAGCCGATGATCGTATGAGAGCGGTGCACAGACCAGCCGAAATCGTACTCGGCGGCATAGGCCATGACGATGTCTTCGAGCTCGTAATAAAAATTCTTCTTCGGCAGGCGCGGCGCTGTTTCACGGAAGGGCGTGACTGGCTGGACCTTGCCGTAGTCCTCGAAGGGCCCGAGATAGTGCTTTGTGCCGGTGACAATGCCGACATGCTGGACGCAGCCCTTGTCCTTGAAGGCATCGAGCACATTCTTCAGCATATTGCCGTTGAGGCGAATGTTCTCGTCCTCGTTCGATCCGAGCGTCCATGAGCAATAGAAGATGTGTGTAGGGGCCAGGTGGGAGAGGGCCGCGATCGCCTCGTCCCGCTTCAAAAGGTCAACCGCGTGCGGCTTGATGTAGGACGACCCGAGCGGCGGCCGCCGTGAAGCGCCATGGATTTCCCAGCCGCCGAGATCTCTCAGATGCTCGGCGACGTTCAGCCCGACGATACCCGTCGCACCGACGATCAATGCGCGTTTTTGATACATGGATTCCTCCCTTTGTGACATGTGGTGGAGAGGATGACGGTTTACCCTCTGGTCAGGTAGGCCGGCTTGAGGAATAACTGAAGTGAATTAAGTTCACGAAGGCGATTGGAATGCAAAACCGGGCACTCGAGATGGAAGTCTTCGTGACGATCGTCGAAGCCGGCAGCTTTTCGGCGGCGGCCCGGGTCTTCTCGATGTCGCCTTCGGCCATCAGCAAGCTGGTCACGCGTCTTGAAAAACGCCTCGGCGTACAGCTCGTGGTGCGCTCGACCCGCAGTTTCCGACTGACCACCGAAGGAAACGATTTCTACAAGACGTCCCGGGCCATCGTTCAGGAAATTGCCGAGGCCGAAGCAAAGATCGCACGCAAGGCAGAGGCCGTCGGTGGGCTTTTGAAAGTCAGCACCAACCTGCCGTTCGGCACGCACGTGTTGTCACCTCTCGTCGTGCGGTTTCTCGACGAAAACCTGGGCATGCGGATCGATCTCGAATTCAGCGACGAACCGATCGACCTGATTGCGGAGAAGACCGATATCGCGATCCGAACGGGCGTTCTGCGCGATTCTTCGTTACGTTCCCGTCGGTTGCTGAGTTCACCAAGGCACGTCGTCGCCGCGCCGGATTATCTCGCCCGGCACGGCGAGCCGGCCAGACCGGAGGACCTGCGCAAGCACGCGTGTCTTACCTTTGGCGGCCGTCCGCATCTCAACACCTGGCAGTTCAAGGACCCGGTAGACGGTGCGTCGGTTCATGTCGACGTGGCCGGCAGGCTGGTCGTCAACAACGGCGAATCCATGCGCCACTTCGCGCTGCAGGGGGCCGGTATCGCCCGGCTTTCTGCATTTCATATCAGTCGCGATCTTGCCGAAGGACGCCTCGTTCAGCTGCTCGGTCCTTGGGATGCAGGGGAGACTGAACCCATATCGGCGATCTATTCGGCCCAGACGCATGTGCCGCAGAGAATTCGCAGGTTCTTGGATTTCCTGGCGCGCGCGATCTGACGAGAAGTGATCAGTTGATAAATTATCACTTGATCAGTTTTGGCGATGGTGTTACCTCTTGTGTTAGCTCAGGGAGAGAGCATGGGAGGTTCCCGACCGCCGTTAGGGTCGGAGCCAAGTCTGATTTTCAAAGCATGAGGGCTGACGTCGCTAAGGTGTCAGAACGATTGGCTATGGCAAAAGCAGCACGAAAATACCTCGACGCGGCCGATCGGGAGCAGCAGATCCTCGAATTTGCGATCGATTTCGTCGCCCAGCGAGGACTGCGGTTCACAACGCGCGAACTGGCCGATGCGCTCGGCGTTTCTCAGCCGCTGCTCTACAGGTACTTCAAGAACCGCGACGACCTGCTCCAGAAGATCTATGACGAAGTCTACCTGAAGCGTTGGGATGCGGGCTGGAACGATCTGCTCGCCGATCGTTCGCTGTCGATCCGCGAACGCCTCGTCCGTTACCTTAGGGCCTACACGGCTGCGATCCTCGATGAGCGCTGGATCCGGATCTTCATCGCGTCGGCGCTGGAAGACCCGCAGATCACCCAGAAATATCTCGGTTTGCTGCATGAGACGACCTTTCCGCTGATCTTCGCCGAAATCGCGGCTGAAGTGGGTGTCGAGGTTCCGACAGGTCCGAAGGCGGACGAACTGGTGCTTGAAATCGTCTGGGGTTTTCACTCCAGTTTCTTCTACATGGGCGTGCGGAAATACGTTTACCGCAACAATATCCCGGATGATCTCGATCCGATTATCCGCGCGCGCGTCGAAGTGTTTGTCACCGGCCTTGCCGCGAGCATGAGCGATCTCGGACAGTTCCTGCCCGAGTTGGAGGTCAGCCGATGAACAGCATCCAAGACCTCCGCGTTTTCTCGGAAATCGTCAAATCGAACAGCTTTTCTCTAGCAGCCTCGAAGCTCGGCCTGTCGCCGGCAACGATGAGCGGACGGCTGAAGGCGCTCGAATGTCACTTCGGGGTCGCGTTGTTGAAGCGGACCACACGCTCGCTTTGCCTGACGGAGGAAGGGCGCTATCTCTTCGAAACCTCGCAGACGATCCTTGAGGATTTCGAGCGGCTCGACAAGACGATGCGCGCGCGCAAGAAGAACCCGAACGGAACGGTGACGATCGCAGCACCCACTGAATTCGGGCGGAAGTACCTGATCCCCTTGACCAGCGAGTTCGGCGCCGCTCACCCGGAGATCGGTTTCCGCCTCATCCTTGGTGACGAGGACGTCAATCTGGTCGACGACGATTGCGACATCGTCATTCGCTTTGGCGCCGTGCCTGACAGCGCGCTCACCACGCGCAAGCTTGGCGAAAACCCGATGGTCATTTGTGCGGCTCCCGACTATCTGGCGCGGGTGGGGGCACCGGATGTCCCGTCCGATCTCGCTGCCCATAACTGTCTCGTCTATCTCGACGGCAAGATGGTTGCCGACAAATGGGGTTTCGCCGTCGATGGCGAACCGACGCTCGTTCGCGTCAGCGGCAACCGCATTGTTTCCGACAGGCAGGCGCTGATCGACCTTGCCAAGGCCGGACAAGGCCTCATTCGCGTGTCGTCCTGGGATGTTGCGCGCGAACTGGAAGAGGGAACGCTGGTTGCGGTCCTCAGGGACTTCGACTGCGACCCGGAGATCATTCATCTTCTGTCTGAACCGAGACACCGCCTGCCTTTGCGGACGGCCGAGTTCATCGATTTTCTCCTGCAGCGCGTGAAGCGCCTGAGCCGAAGCGCGGAGCTCTGCAGGACCGAGTACCCAAGGCTGCGCGGCGCCGCCTGATCGCTTTCTCATCGCCCTTGTTTCCAACGGTGCGCCCTTGCTGACCACCGAACGACGACGCATGGAGTTTTTTAGAATGGATTATGGTCTTACCGGCAAGCACGTGTTGATAACGGGTGGTGCCACGGGCATCGGGCGCGCCATCGCCTCCGTCTTTCTCGCCGAGGGAGCGGATGTCACGGTAAGCGGCATCAGTGCCGCGGAGGTCGAGGAGGCGGTTTCCGCTCTCGGTCAACGATGCCGGGGGATCGCAGGCGATCTGACCGCTGCGGGTGAAGCCGAGCGGCTCCATGCATTCGCTTCGTCCCACCGCCCCGTCGATATCCTTATCAACAACATCGGTATCTTCGAAGTGCGCGATTTCTTCGAGACGACGGATGAACACTGGTTTCGCTATTTCGACGTGAACGTCATGACTGGTGTGCGCATGTCGCGGCTGGTGCTGAAGGACATGCTGGCGCGAGGCGAAGGCAGCGTTGTCTTCATCAGCAGCGAAAGCGCCGTCAAGCCGCAGCCATGGATGGCGCATTACGGCGCCATGAAGACCTGCCTGCTCGGTCTGTCGCGCGCGCTTGCCGAACTGACGAAAGGCACCCGGGTCAGGGTCAACACCATCCTGCCGGGGCCGACGAACACCGAAGCGGTGCGCCGATACCACCAGGAAATCGCCGACGAGAAGGGTACGACCCGCGACACGGTCGTCTCCGACTACTTCGACGAAACCGAGCCGACCTCGCTCATCAGGCGAATGATCGAGCCAGACGAGGTGGCGCGCAGCGTCGTGCATCTGGCGGCAAGCTCGCACCTCAACGGCATGGCGATGCGTGCGGAGGGCGGCACCATCAGGGCCATTCTCTGAGCCTTCTTCAGCGGGGCTGAAGAGTGAATTCAGGGCAACGTCCTCAATCGCAAGCACCAATCGGTTTATCAATAAAATCAGCAGGTTTCGGGAGGTGCAGGTGAACAGATTTGATCTTGGCGGCAAGCGTGCGTTCGTCACTGGCGCAGCAAGTGGACTCGGGCAGGCAATCGCAATCGCGCTTGCCGAAGCGGGTGCCCATGTCGCCTGCTTCGACTTGCCGCGTGCAGCCGGCCAGGACGAGACGCTGGCAGCCATCTCCGCGACCGGCAACAGAGTGCTGGCCCTCGAGGGCGACGTCACCGATCGCAGTTCCATCGAGGCCGCATTCGATCGAGCCGAGCGCGAGCTCGGCGAGATCGATATCGCCGCCAATAGCGCCGGCATCGCCAATGTCAGTGCGGCCGAGACTATGCCGCAGTCGCAGTTCCTGCGGATGATGGACATCAACCTCAACGGGCTCTTCTGGTCCTGCCAGGTCGAGGGCCGCCGCATGCTGGAGCGTGGCCGCGGCTCCATTCTCAACATGGCGTCGATCTGTGGCTCGACCGCCATCCCCGGTCTTGAGCAGGTGCACTACGACGCGACGAAGGCGGCGGTGATCCGCCTGACGAAGAGCCTTGCCGCCGAATGGGCCGGGCGGGGTGTGCGCGTCAACTGCCTCAGTCCAGGCTTCATGGCCACGCCCATGAACAGCCGGCCGGAAGTGGCCGAGAACGTCCGCAAGTTCGCCGAGATGACACCGATGAAACGCATGGGGCAGCCACACGAAGTGGGCGGGCCGGCGGTGTTCCTCGCAAGCGAGGCGGCGAGTTACTGCACCGGTGTCGATCTCAATATCGACGGCGGTTTTCTATCAATCTGACGACAGAGTGGGAGGAGAAATCATGTCGACAGTTCTGAAATTTACCAGCGCCGCGATCATCGCCTTATTGGCCGCGTCACCGGCGCTCGCCAAGCCCGTCAAGATCGGCTGGATCCAGGGTAACGCCGCTTTCCAGGCCGAACAGCGCACCCAGGACGGCTTCAAGAAGTACCTGACCGAAAACAACATCGATGATTGGGAGGTGACCTATCTCGACTCTGCCGGTTCTGCCGAGAAGGTCGCCAACAACATCGAGGATGCGGTTAACCGCGGTGTCGACGTCATTTACGTGACCTATGCGGATCTGCGCGCCTCCAGCAACGCCCTCAAGGGCGCAGAATCAGCCCACATTCCAGTCTACACGGTCGACTCCGGCTGGATCCCCGGCTCGACCGCTGACATCACCACCAACAATTGGCAGATGTCTGCTGAGGTGTCGCTGAGCCTGATCAGCCAGATGAAGGGCAAGGGCAACCTCATCATTATCACCACCGACAAGATCAAGCCGGTGCGCGAGCGCACCGACACCTTGCGGGCGATCCTGAAGGAATATCCCGACATCAAGGTCATCGGCGAATACAACTTTGACGTCGCCAACTTCTATCAGGAAACGTTGAACGCCGTGCAGGACTTCGCCACACGCTACGGCGAAGAGATCACTGCCGTCTGGACACCTTGGGACGAGCCGGCGCAAGCGGCAATCACGGCTCTCCAAGGCGCTGGGCTGAACGTTCCGGTCTCTGGCATGGACGGGCACCCGGAAGCGATCAAGGCGATCTGCGAGCCGAACTCGATGTTCGTTGCGACCGGGCGGCAGCAGTTCGAGGAGTGGGGCGTGAACCTTGCGACCTATGCCAAGCGGGTCATGCTGGACGGTGATCATCCAAAGGAAGTCACGAACGGCAAGGACATCGTCTATTACGGTGCCACGCTCTTCACCAAGGACAACTGCAAGTGAACCGTCGGGCGGGCGGTGCTGCCGCCCGTCCATTTCGGAGGTGCAACATGTCGATTGTTCTTGAGAACATCACCAAGCAATGGCCGGGCACGCTCGCACTCGATGGCGTATCCATCGAGATCGTCGAGGGCCGTGTGCACGGCATTGTCGGCGAGAACGGAGCCGGCAAGACGACGCTTGTCAGCATTTTGAGCGGTGCCGTCCAGCCGACGGCCGGCACGCTCAGCATGGCGGGCCAACCGGTCGCATTCGAAAACCCGGCGGCGGCTGTGGCAAACGGCGTTTCGCTCGTATCGCAGGAAGGCAGCCTGGTGCCGCATCTGACCGGCGCCGAGAACATCTGTCTCGGCTTCGAGCCGGTCAAACGCCGGTTCTTCATCAACCGGCGCGGGGTTCAGCGGCAGGCGGAAGAGCTCGCGAAACAGTGGTTCCCGGATACGGCAATCGCGCTCAACCGCAAGGTTGACGAGCTTCCCTATGCCGATCAGAAGGTCATCGAAATCCTTCGTGCCCTGCACTCGCGGCCCAAGGTTCTGATCCTCGACGAGCCCACGGCGACGCTGCCGGCTAAGGAAAAGCAGAGCCTCTGGACGCTGATCCGCCAATTGTCCGATGCCGGGATGGCGGTCGTCCTCATCAGTCACTTCCTGCAGGAAGTGATCGATCTTTGCGATGAGATCACCGTGCTGCAGGATGGCCGCAAGGTGAGCCACCTTTCCAATGCCGGGCACGAAGTCACCGAGCGTCAACTGATCGACCTAATGCTCAATCGTGGGCAGGCCGGCAACCAACATCGTCTGCCTGATGGTGCCCTGACGGAGCGCACGCTTGCTGCCGACGCGGAGATCGTCGTCGATATCGAGGGCTGGCAAGGCGAGCGTTTCCATATGGACGGCCTTAAGGTTCGCAGCGGCGAGATTGTCGGTCTGATCGGCCTGACCGGTTCGGGGCATTTCGAGTTCGCCCAGTCGCTGTTCGAGCCGCGCCTGGCGACGGCCGGTCGATACCGGTTCAAGAGCAAGGACGTCGGGCGGGCCAGCGTGCGCGACATGAAACGCTGTGGTGCAGCACTTATCCCGGATCACCGGATGATCAATGCCATGATCGGCGACTGGACCGTGCGCGAGAACATGTCGATGGCCGGGATCCAGGAAACGAGCCTCAAGCCTTTCGGAATTGTTCAGACCGGCCGCGAGCGTGCCGAGACACAGCGTCTGATCAAGCGGCTGAACATCAAGACATCGAGTGCGGAGACGAAGATCGTCGAACTGAGTGGCGGCAACAAGCAGAAGGTCTCCGTCGCCAAATGGCAATTCGCTTCCGAGGGCAGGTACAAGCTCTTCGTCTTTCTCGAGCCAACCGAAGGCGTGGATGTCGGCGCAAAGCGCGAGATCCACGAGCTCATCGTCTCGCTCGCCGAACGTGGCGCGGCTGTCATCGTTGCATCGAGCGATCTCCTCGAGATCGCCCATGTGGCTGACCGGGTCGTGGCGTTCAGGAATGGCCGGGACGCCGACCAGATTGCCCGTCGCGATTTCAGCGAGGCCGTCTTCATCAATGCAATTGCGGGGGTAACCCAATGACCATGACAACGACTATTGCTCCGGAGAAAGCGTCCCGCCCGATGCGCATTGGCACACTCATCCAGAAGTACAGCACGCTTGCCGTTCTGATCATCCTTTTCCTGGCTTTCGCGGTCGGCACGGATCGGTTCTTCACCGGCACCAACCTCGTCAACATCCTCCAGCAGATCTCGATGTTGACCATCGTCGCGGTCGGTCTGACCTTTGGGTTTGCCGCCAAGGAGATGGATCTTTCCGTCGGCTATGTCGTTGGACTCGCCGGTCTGCTCGCCCCCCTCTTGATGGTGGCGGGCGTGCCGATCCCCTTGTCGATCGTCGGCGCGCTCGTCGCGGGTCTTGGCGTCGGCCTCATCAATTCCGCGCTCGTCGTCGGCGTCGGAGTTCCGTCGCTGATCGCGACACTCGCGGCCGGCTCCATTCTGTGGGGCATCAACTTCATGATTTCCGGCGGGCGAGCGATCTATGGCGGCATTCCCGCCGACTATCTGGCGGTCGGCCAGGGCAAGGTCTTAGGCATACTGCCCTATCCGGCGCTGATCATGTTGGTCATTGTTGGCAGTTCGTGGTTCGTCATGGAGCGCACGACCTTTGGTCGCTACCTTTATGCCGTCGGCGGCAATGCCCGCGCCGCCGAACTTTCGGGCATCAAGGTGCGCTCCTATCGGGTCTATGGCCTTGCACTGAGCTCGCTCTTTGCCGCGATCTCCGGGATCATACTCTCGGCCCGGCTTGGTTCGGGTCAGCCGAATGGCGGTGAAACCTATCTTCTGGATGGCCTTGCTGCCGTGTTCATCGGCATGACGATGCTTCGCCCCGGCACGGCGACCGTGATGGGCACGTTCTTCGGGGCGCTGCTGATCGGCATCATGAACAACGGTCTCAACCTGGTGGGCATGGACACTTACGTGCAAAGCATCGTCAAGGGCATCATCATCGTCATCGCCGTGTCGGTGGTCTCCCGCACGACGAAGCTGAAGCTTCTTTGACCAACCGGTCGAGGGAGGATGCTGAAGAAACCTTGACGCGCTCCTCGATTGCCGTGGCATCCTTGTTGCGGCCGTCGAGAAGTATGTGGAGGAGACTGCAGCCATGAATCTGAACCTGAAAGACAAGGTCGTCATCGTCACCGGCGCAAGCTCCGGCATCGGGCTGGAAACGGCCAAGGCGCTTCTTGCCGAAGGCGCCCGCGTGCTGGGGGTCAGCCGTGACATGGCGCCGGTGAGAGACCTAGCCGCACATGCCCGCTGGCGGACATACGAGGTCGATCTTGGGGAGAAAGGCGCAGGGGAAGCTGCTGCGGACACGGCGCTCAAAGCCTTCGGCCGCATCGACGTGCTCTTCAATAATGCTGGCATCTGTCCAACGCGCGGCGGTTTTCTCGACGTTTCGGACGAGGATTGGGCGCAGACGCTCAATGTCAATCTCATGGGCTATGTCCGTATGGCGCGAGCTGTAATTCCCACCATGCTCGCGCAGAAGAGGGGTGTGCTTATCCATTGTGGTTCGGAGGCCGGGCGCATGCCGCATCCGCTGTTGCCAGACTACAGCACCTCCAAAGCGGCAATCGCGCTTCTGTCCAAAGCGCTTGCACGTGAGTTCACGTCCAAGGGCATTCGCTCGAATGTGGTTGCGCCCGCCCACATACGAACTGAGCTGTGGGACCGTCCGGGCGGGTTCCTTCACGCGCTTGCGGAGCGCTACGGTACCACGATCGACGGCGCGGTGGACGCGTTCCTTGCTGAATCAAGACTGCCCGCGGGGCGGCTTGGCACCGCCCGGGACGTGGCCATGGCGGTTCTTTACCTGGCCTCGGACCTCTCCGAGTTCATTAGTGGCGACGTGATCAATATCGATGGTGGGGTCATACCCACCACGTGACGGAGAAACCGGGATGATACCGATGATTGAGAGCAGCGTTGGAATGTCGAAGGCTTTTCGCGATGAGATTGCGAATGCGGACGAGCGGGTCGGACAGGTTCTCGTGTCCGAAACTGACTTCGTGCGTGTCTGGCACATCTGCCTCGCCCCCGGTGAACGTCTCGGTTTCCACCGACATCAGCTGGATTACTGCTGGATTGCGCTGACGTCAGGACGGTCCCGCTCCACATATTCAGATGGGAAGGCTGTCGTTACCGACTACAACGCCGGCGACTGCAAGGTCTTCGCCTTTGCTGCCGACGAGACGATGGTTCACGATCTGACCAACATCGGCGGGACGCATCTCGCTTTCACAACTATAGAATTCAAGGGCGCGCTCGCGCGAGAGCGCGACAGGGTTGAACCACCAAAAAACGCTGTCCGCGATCTCAATGACTCCATGTGACGCAAGGCGGACGCTTTGCTATGGAATGTTCCTTCTGTGCGTCCAAGGTCGCATAATGTATCGACAGGAACGCTTTAGCCGCTTGCTCCCTCGCTCAGTATTTCCATGTACGCGCGATAGACGAAGACTCGGCCACGCCGTCGACCTGTTGCTTCTTCGACGATCCCAAGTTTCTGGAGTTGGTCTAGAGCTGCGTTGACGGTGGGCATGGTTAGTCCGCTCCGTTTCATCGCCGTGGGGGCGGTCAGATAAGGGCTGGTGCGCATGGCTTCGTGGATCTGGAGGACTGACCCCGTACGCTCAGACTCCCTTACGATGCGTTCGCGGTCGCCGTCGAACAGTCGTGCAATTTGATTGGCAGTCTCAAAAGCTTGTTCCGCTGTTTCGGCGATTCCATGTCGGCGGTAATTCGCTTGTTGGAAAGCGGATGGTCAAGAAGCAGCAGACGCGATGGTCGCTCCACGGCGCTCACATGCTCACGCAGGTCCGGACGACCGCGTTGAACGGCGGACTTCGCGATCGCTTCAGGGCACCATTCCGACAGCCAGACCCGAACGTGCCTTCGATATTCAAACCCAAGCCACCCCCTTTGCGCCGCCGGACCCTCGAGAAGTTACCGGTCTCCAAAGGGGCAATCTCAATTAACTGCCAACTCTTAAATTTAGTGCCAGGCTATCTTGTTGAAACTATTGCTGTCGGAGTCTTGCGGTTAAATGCAAAACGACATGGGCGCTTTGTAGCCGCTATAGGCATTGATCCCTTCGGTCGCACCAAGGTCGCCGGAGCGGATCTGCGGCATCTTCGGCAGTAGATCGGTGATTATCTTGGCCACGCTGCTCTTACCCATCCTTGCAAGCGGTCTGGCGATCCGTTCCTCGGCGACGTAGTGAGCGGGCAGGGCTTTTGCTGTCATTTGGACGGCGCAACATCGGCCCCGTGCGCAGTCATGACCCGGAGGTAGTCTTTTCCAAGAGCCCCGTCGTTGTAGTCGCACCAGTCTTGATATTGGACCATACTGACCATCCCTGCGCGAAGAGTTCGCGACGCGTTCTAAGAAGGTGGCGGTTCCGGCGGCTCGAAACTGGTGGTCGAGCATCTGAACCAAACGGTTCCGCACAATCAAGCAGCTCTCAAAAGTTTGCTGCCGTCAGCAGGCGGAAATGTCGCTTCATCGGAAACGCAACAGGCCCGTTATCAGAAAAACGCGCATGACGTGTAGACCCTCCAATCCCATTGCAAGGTCGAGATGCGGTCCGCGAGCCGGCGGTGGAGCTCGTAGCGTAGAAATAATCAGCGGTAAAAGGCGCCATGCAGCTGTTGATGTCGGGTTGGAAAGCCGGCAAGCGTTCACTGCGACCAGAGAGTCACGTTGAAATTGCGGCCACTGCTCATGGATATATGATCAAGAATGGGAATATTGATTATCTTTATATGTTCTATTAAGCTGACCATGATCATTTATTTGTGATAATTTTCTTCTTTATGGACATAAATATATGAACAGAAAGCAAGCCGCGCTCGCGCGAAAACAGTTGGAAAGACGTCTCGCGCCCGTGCGAGAACTCAAAATCATCTCGCCGCCTCGCGGTTGGATGAAGGCCATCCGGGAAGCTCTTGGTATGACCACCCGACAACTTGCCCACCGCATGGGAGCGGCTCCGTCTCGCATACCGGCCATCGAGAAGGCCGAGGTTTCCGGAGCGACAACAATCAAGACCCTTCGTGAGGCCGCTGCGGCAATGAACTGCACGTTCGTCTACGCTTTCGTGCCGATAAAACCGCTCGACGATATCCTTTACGAGCGTGCCGCCGAAAAGGTGGGCGAGGATATGACGAGGCTCGACCACACCATGCGGCTGGAGAATCAGGCGCTGCTTAAGTCGGACCTGGAGGCAGAACGTCGGCGGCTCGTGGAATCCCTGCTTACCGACGCTGCACGGCGCCTTTGGGATGAGGATTGAGATACATGGCTGAAGATCCTCTATTCGAGCACGACGACGAGGCAAACACCCCTCTACCCCCTGAGGAGCGGGAGCGGCTCATCCCTTCCTACATCACCTTGCGGCACGAGTTGAATGAGGCCGAGCAAGTCAATATCGGCGAGGGCCTGCGGTGGGCAACGTCGCGAAAAAGGGACGTGCTCGACCAGGCTTTTCTTTGTGAGCTGCATCGCCGCATGTTTGGGGACGTTTGGGACTGGGCTGGGGACTACAGAACCACGCCTCGCAATATCGGTATCGATGCCTATCGCATCTCAGTGGCAGTCAGGCAGGTGGTCGACGACGTACGCTACTGGGTCGAACACGAAACTTTTCCGCCCGACGAGATCGCCGTGCGGTTCAGTCATATGCTCGTGGCCATTCATCCCTTTCCGAACGGGAACGGCAGATTTTCCCGGCTGGCTGGTGATCTGCTGGCACGTCGGCTTGGCCGGCCGCCCTTTACCTGGGGCAGAGCTGATCTGGTGGATGCGGGCGAGACCCGCGCTCGTTATGTTGCGGCCCTTCGGGCGGCTGATAACCACGACATAGGACCGTTGCTGGCGTTCGCCCGCTCTTGAGGTTCGAACGGGGAGTTAGCCAGCCGAACTGAACCGAGGAAGACGATATGAAGACATTCACGCAGTCGCAGTGTCGGGCGAAATGAAAAACTGATCCCCCTGGAGGTGCGGACGAATTCTTGGACTAACAGGAGATAGTTCATGTATTCGTACGAAGACCGCATGAGAGCCGTGCAGCTCTACATCAAGCTTAGCAGACGCGTGAAGTC
This is a stretch of genomic DNA from Ensifer adhaerens. It encodes these proteins:
- a CDS encoding mobile mystery protein B — encoded protein: MAEDPLFEHDDEANTPLPPEERERLIPSYITLRHELNEAEQVNIGEGLRWATSRKRDVLDQAFLCELHRRMFGDVWDWAGDYRTTPRNIGIDAYRISVAVRQVVDDVRYWVEHETFPPDEIAVRFSHMLVAIHPFPNGNGRFSRLAGDLLARRLGRPPFTWGRADLVDAGETRARYVAALRAADNHDIGPLLAFARS
- a CDS encoding sugar ABC transporter substrate-binding protein translates to MSTVLKFTSAAIIALLAASPALAKPVKIGWIQGNAAFQAEQRTQDGFKKYLTENNIDDWEVTYLDSAGSAEKVANNIEDAVNRGVDVIYVTYADLRASSNALKGAESAHIPVYTVDSGWIPGSTADITTNNWQMSAEVSLSLISQMKGKGNLIIITTDKIKPVRERTDTLRAILKEYPDIKVIGEYNFDVANFYQETLNAVQDFATRYGEEITAVWTPWDEPAQAAITALQGAGLNVPVSGMDGHPEAIKAICEPNSMFVATGRQQFEEWGVNLATYAKRVMLDGDHPKEVTNGKDIVYYGATLFTKDNCK
- a CDS encoding SDR family NAD(P)-dependent oxidoreductase — encoded protein: MNLNLKDKVVIVTGASSGIGLETAKALLAEGARVLGVSRDMAPVRDLAAHARWRTYEVDLGEKGAGEAAADTALKAFGRIDVLFNNAGICPTRGGFLDVSDEDWAQTLNVNLMGYVRMARAVIPTMLAQKRGVLIHCGSEAGRMPHPLLPDYSTSKAAIALLSKALAREFTSKGIRSNVVAPAHIRTELWDRPGGFLHALAERYGTTIDGAVDAFLAESRLPAGRLGTARDVAMAVLYLASDLSEFISGDVINIDGGVIPTT
- a CDS encoding ABC transporter permease, giving the protein MRIGTLIQKYSTLAVLIILFLAFAVGTDRFFTGTNLVNILQQISMLTIVAVGLTFGFAAKEMDLSVGYVVGLAGLLAPLLMVAGVPIPLSIVGALVAGLGVGLINSALVVGVGVPSLIATLAAGSILWGINFMISGGRAIYGGIPADYLAVGQGKVLGILPYPALIMLVIVGSSWFVMERTTFGRYLYAVGGNARAAELSGIKVRSYRVYGLALSSLFAAISGIILSARLGSGQPNGGETYLLDGLAAVFIGMTMLRPGTATVMGTFFGALLIGIMNNGLNLVGMDTYVQSIVKGIIIVIAVSVVSRTTKLKLL
- a CDS encoding sugar ABC transporter ATP-binding protein, with protein sequence MSIVLENITKQWPGTLALDGVSIEIVEGRVHGIVGENGAGKTTLVSILSGAVQPTAGTLSMAGQPVAFENPAAAVANGVSLVSQEGSLVPHLTGAENICLGFEPVKRRFFINRRGVQRQAEELAKQWFPDTAIALNRKVDELPYADQKVIEILRALHSRPKVLILDEPTATLPAKEKQSLWTLIRQLSDAGMAVVLISHFLQEVIDLCDEITVLQDGRKVSHLSNAGHEVTERQLIDLMLNRGQAGNQHRLPDGALTERTLAADAEIVVDIEGWQGERFHMDGLKVRSGEIVGLIGLTGSGHFEFAQSLFEPRLATAGRYRFKSKDVGRASVRDMKRCGAALIPDHRMINAMIGDWTVRENMSMAGIQETSLKPFGIVQTGRERAETQRLIKRLNIKTSSAETKIVELSGGNKQKVSVAKWQFASEGRYKLFVFLEPTEGVDVGAKREIHELIVSLAERGAAVIVASSDLLEIAHVADRVVAFRNGRDADQIARRDFSEAVFINAIAGVTQ
- a CDS encoding mobile mystery protein A produces the protein MNRKQAALARKQLERRLAPVRELKIISPPRGWMKAIREALGMTTRQLAHRMGAAPSRIPAIEKAEVSGATTIKTLREAAAAMNCTFVYAFVPIKPLDDILYERAAEKVGEDMTRLDHTMRLENQALLKSDLEAERRRLVESLLTDAARRLWDED